The Phormidium sp. PBR-2020 DNA segment CTGAGAACGCCAAGGGAGAATTTACGGATGTACTCCTAGCCTACCCAGCTTTGAGGCAAAATCTATCAGTAGCGGGTGAAACCCCTCATTTGGGATTTCCGTATAACTACGTACTGACGAGCCAGCCCCTCAGGCAACCCTGCCAAAAACAAACCGGGAGCGTGCCTCAATAGCATTCCCCCGGCTTGACCACAACAGGCAACGGATGGCTTAGAACTTGTTTAAGTCCAATCCAGCTTCCTTGGCCACTGTCCCCAGTCCCTTGCGTTGGATGGTTTTGATCATCTTGGTGGAAACCCGTAGGCGCACCCAGCGATTCCCCTGAGGCCACCAAAAGCGTTTCCATTGTAGATTCGCTTCCTGAAGCCGCTTGGTGCGACGGTGGGAGTGGGACACCGCATAGGCGTTGTTGGCTTTTTTTCCACTGACTTGGCATCGACGTGCCATAACCGAAAATCTCCTTGACGAACAAATGATGCTGAATCTTAATGGGGCTTAGCTACAAAAAACCCAGCTTTCCATCCTACCATAATCTGAACATCATCGGGGCTAATCATCCATCTGCCAAGGTTCGGTGATATTCCCCTCATCCAAAATCCGCTTAGGACGCAACACCAGTAACAACTGCCCCAAAATCCTGAGACTCGGTGCTTCCTCAAACCAGGCCAAGCGGACCTCTTCCCCCTCTGCGACCAGAAAATAACTGTTCTCATCCCACTCTCGTTGGCCGCGATCAATGGCAATAATCACCATCTCCCGACTGGCTCCCGCCGAGTTGGGCAAACTCCCCGCCGAGGTTAAAAAGGCAACGGGGTCTTGAGCCTTTAAGACCACCTGCCAGCCGGGAACCGGAACACAGGCACTGCCACCGGGGAGACGGGTAATCTGGAAGGGTTCCTCGGGGGCGATCGCCGCCACAGCTTCAATCTCAGCCGCCGTCAGAGGCATCTCTCCGGCAAAGGGCAACAGGCGCGGTAACTCCTCACTGCTTTCCGGGCGATATAAAGGCAGCAGAGGTGCTTGGCGCGGCGCGGGTGCCGTCAAATTCTGTAAAAGTGCCTCCAACTGCTGACGGGCCCTGTCCGTTTCCGCAAAACGCAGTCCCTCGCCAATCAACCGCGCCCGTTGAGACAAGTCCCGCTGCCGTTTGGCCTGTTTCCAACATTGATAGGCCACCGCATCTCCAGGATGGCGAGTAAACCCCTCAGGAATCTGAGCCAGACAGGCCACTGCCTTGACATCATGACTGAGACGATGGGCCCCATCCACATCCAGCCGTTTCTGGGCCGCCAACGTGGCCGCTTCCAAGCGTTGACGCTGATTGAGAATCCGTAACTCATAGAGGACATCACTGCGGGGACCCTCACAGTAGGCCAACACCTCCGGCGACGCCTGACCCTCCACAATACTGTCATAGACCTGAGCGGCCACAATCACCTGATTCTGAACCAACGCCTCAATCCCCGTTTCCTCGAAAATATCCGCCGCCGCATAGCCAGCATCCTGGAGTTGCTTACAGAGTTTCCCCCAGTGAATCCAGTTCCCTTCCTTATGACGGAGCGATCGCAGAATCTCACGAGCCTCCTCATCCGTTAGTTTTTGTGGCTCAGGTTTTTGTTCAGTCATCGTCAACCAGCATTCTTGATACAATCATCGTAAGCACGATTTAAGGCCAAACACTAGCCCTCCGCAATTTTTTCAACTCACGTTGTCCCGCTCCTATCTCCGTCACACCTGCGCAAGACTCAAATCTTCATGTCTCAGACTCCTCTAAGCCGGATTCCCACTCCCCTCCCCAAACAACGGAAACGCCTCAAGTACCAAGATACCGCCCTGGGTATGGTCTCGACTCGTAGCTTCCCGGCGATCGTCGGCACAGCGGACATGATGGTCAAGTCCGCCGACGTGGTCTTAGTGGGCTACGAGAAGATAGGCGCCGGCTATTGTACGGCCATCGTACGAGGGCGCTATCCCGATGTTCGCCTGGCGGTAGAAGAAGGGGCTAAAACCGCTGAACAGTTCGGACAACTCATCTCCAAGTCCACCATTGCCCGCCCCATGCCTAACTTAGAAGTGGTCTTCCCCCTCGGCAGCCGCTTGGTAGAACTGTGTAACCAACAACGGGGCTATTCCCGCCTGAGCAATCGGGCCATTGGCCTCCTCGAAACCCGAGGCTTTCCCGCCATGGTGGGGGGCGCCGATGCCATGCTCAAATCAGCCGATGTGCAACTGGCCGCCTATGAAACCATTGGCGATGGACTCTGTACTGCCATTATCCGAGGAACCGTGGCCAACGTGGCCGTGGCCATTGAAGCGGGAATGCACGAAGCTGAACGCATCGGCGAATTGCACGCCGTAATGGTCATTCCTCGACTCCTGGAAGACTTAGAAAACGTCTTACCCGTCGCCAGCTACTGGCTTGATGAGGCGGAACAACCCTTACCCGTTCTGGTCTCCTCCCCAGTGGAAACCGAGCAGGCGAAACCCATTGCCCTGCCCGCCCTGGAAAAAGTCCCCGTGGAAATCGAGGAACCCATCCAACAACCCGAAGAAGAACAAATCGAAGAACTCATTGCCGAACCCTTGCCCGCCCCCCGACGACAAGACCCCCCAGACTTTGAATTGGATTAGGGCGCTGGCGGCCCCGGCCCCTGGCTCTAACGGGCTATGGGAACCGGTTGCTGCTGCTCAGGCCTTACTTTAGGGGCGCTATAGCCCCTAGCTGGCAGTTGACATTGAATTGAGGCTTGACTGACGGGTAGGCGCACGAAGAACTGCGTACCCTGATTCAACCCGGAGTCATAGCTGAGTTGTCCACCATGCTGTTGAACCACAATTTGATAGGCAACAGCTAGGCCTAATCCCTTGCCCTGCCCAACGGGTTTCGTGGTGAAAAACGGGTCAAACACCTTACCGTTAAGAGTTGAATCAATCCCCACTCCGTTATCCACAATTTCCACTTCAATCCAACAGTCATCTAAAGAGCGGGTGGTAATCGACAGTTTGGGAGTCCAACTCTCATCCTGTTTGCAGCCTTGCGCTTTCTCGAAAATTGCATCAATAGCATTTTCCAACACATTCAGCAAAGCCTGGTTGATTAAGCCAATATCACCCTCAATTTTCGGGAGTTCACCATACTGTTTATCAATCGGCATCACCGAGAGGCAGCCTTGGGCGTTATGCAAGCGGGGCTGCAACATGGAAAAAGCTAAGTCTAGGGCATGATGCAGATCGATTTTATGAATGCCACTGCGCTCCTGGCTGGAAAACTCACGCAGAGCAATGACAATTTCCCGAATCCGCTCCGACCCTTCTTTCATAGACCCGAGGATGTTCTCCAAATCGGCCATAACGAAGTCAAAATCAATCTCTTCGAGGGCGCTCAGGAGTTGTTCCCGTGAAAAATTCTCATCGTCACGGATATGTTGAATCAGTCGAGAAATATCACCGGTATATTCTTTAATATGACTCAGATTGCCGTAAATAAAACTAATAGGATTATTGATTTCATGGGCAACACCTCCCACTAAACGCCCCAAACTTGACATTTTTTCACTTTGCACGAGCTGGACTTGAGCGGCCTGTAGATCATGCAAGGATTGGGTCAGTTGTTGATTGAGATGATTCAACCGTAAGCCAGAGCGGACTCGGGCCAGGAGTTCTTCGGTTTCAATGGGTTTAGAAATAAAGTCATCGGCCCCAGCATTAAGACCGCAAACTCGGTCATCGAGATGTTCCCGAGCGGTGAGGAGAATGAAAAATGTCGCTTCGAGCTGGGGTTCTGCTTTCACCTGACGACAGAGATCAACCCCATTGGTTTTGGGCATCATCCAATCACAAATGATTAGATTGGGACAGTGCTGACTCGCGAGTTCCCAGCCTTGTTGTCCATCGTCAGCCATGAGGACTTCATGACCTTCACCTTCGAGGAGGTCTTGTAGAACTAGCTGCGTTGTGATCTCATCGTCAATCACTAAAATAGTAGCCATAATTTTCACGCATTTACATCTGTAGTTGGGAGGATCGCAAATGAACCATTAGACCGGGATGGGGACATATCAAGGGTAACCCTCAAAGACCGAGATTCCAGGAGACTTGGGCAGTTATCATGGGGTCATGACAACTCCAAGGTCTCCATAAACTGAGTGATGTGTTGCCACTGAATCATCAGCTCATTGAGACGAGTTTGAACAGTCTCAAAGTCCCTCTCTTTAGCGGCATTTTCTAAGGCCGCTGACTGTTCAGACAAGGGGGTCGCCCCCACATTGGCGGCCGCTCCCTTAATCCGGTGGGCCATTTCCACGAGGCGATCGCCATCCTGCTCATCCAGAGCGTTCTTTAAATGGCTTAGATCGGCTTCTGTGGCCTCAATAAAGGCGTTGAGCAGGCGTTTTTGTAAGGATGCTTTTCCCCGAGAAACTCGTGTTAGGCGTTCTAAATCTAAAGGGGATTGCAGATCTGAGTTATCTCGGTTCATTTCCATGGTCTCCATACACAATTGAGGCTCGTCCACCTCATCCGTCACATTCTGAGTCTGAGGAACATCTGTGTTTGAAGGATGAGATGGGGGGCTAACTACCATCTGTGCTGGAGTGTCAGCATGGCCGTTTAGGTTAGGGTCGCCTGTGCTGTGGCTCATGGTAACAAATTCAGCTTCTTTTGACGAGCGATCGCGCACTTCGGCGGGAGTACTCGTCCAACGTTCGAGAGTCGCCAGTAACACATCCCAATCGACGGGTTTGGGGATATAATCATCCATTCCCGCTTCAAGACATTGTTCTCGGTCTGTGGGCATGGCATGGGCGGTTAAGGCAATAATAATCGTATGGCGATCGCCCTGAGGAGTCTCGGCATTCTGCTCGGCCTCCCGACGACGTAACTCACGGGTGGTTTCATAGCCATCGAGAACCGGCATCTGACAATCCATTAAGACTAAATCATAGCGATTGTGACTCCAAAGCTTTAAGGCTTCTTTGCCGTTACTGGCACAGTCAATTTGCACCGCACCGAGTTCTTGCAATTGAGAGAGAATGACCTGCTGATTGGTGGGATGATCCTCGACGACCATGAGTTTCAGGTGAGAAAAGCGTTTCGAGGGCAGGGGTAATTCCGGGTCAAAAAATCCCATATCACTCTCGGGATCTCGTTCGAGATGCAATTGAGGGGCCACCGCTGTAATCAGAGCATCAAAGAGCCGCGAGGCGCGCACTGGCTTGAGAAAATAGCTAGCTGCCGACCCCTCTTCCAAGAAAGCCTCCGCTGTAGCGCGATCCTTGAAGTTACTCATGACGACAATCTTGGTCATCCGTAACAGAGGATAGGCACGAATTTCGTTGAGGAAGTTTTCTCGGTCAATGTCGGACAGTTGGAGGTCTAAAATCAGCACATTGTAAGGTTGCGATCGCTCGGCCGACTCTTTCAAGGTTTCTAAGGCATTGGTTCCCGTCCCCACTTCCGTGATTTGGCTAATGCCCCAAGACTGGACCAAATAGCGCACCGATTGACGCGTCGTCGCATTTTCGGCCGCCACCAATAAGCGCAGGCGACTGATATTCAGCGGCATTTGTGGCAAAGCCGAGGAGGGAGTGGAGTCGGCTAACTCCAACGGCACCGTGAACCAAAAAATCGAGCCAATCCCCTCAACACTTTCGACACCAATCTGCCCCTCCATCAGATGAACCAATTGCTGGGAGATGGCTAAGCCTAACCCTGTACCGCCATACTGACGGGTGGTGGAAGCATCCACCTGGGAGAAAGACTGAAAGAGTTTACTCTGAGCCTCTTTGGGAATGCCAATACCGGTATCCCGCACGGCGAAGCGAATGGTGGCGCAGTGATGATTTTCAGACTGGAGGGCTGCCTGAATCACCACTTCGCCGCGTTCGGTAAACTTAATGGCATTGCTGACCAAGTTCAATAATACCTGGCGTAAGCGAGCCGGATCGCCTCGGAGATGGCGGGGAACATCCGGGTCAATGAGCGTGGCCAGTTCTAGCCCCACTTTATCCTCAACTTGGGTCGCCATGAGATCAACAATATCCTCGATGCAGCGATCCAAGTCAAAATCAATGGCATCGAGTTCCATCTCCCCAGCTTCGAGCTTGGAGAAATCGAGGATATCGTTGATGAGAGTCAATAGATGTTGGGCACTGCGGGAAATCATCGAGACATAATCCCGCTGTTGTCGGTTCAACTGGGTTCGACTCAGGAGGCTCGTCATCCCCATGACTCCATTCATAGGGGTGCGAATTTCATGACTCATGTTAGCCAGAAACTCGGATTTGAATTGGGCGGCTCGTTCTGCTTCTAAGCGAGCATTGACCAAATCATCAATGCGATCGGTCACGGTAATCACCCCACCAATCGCCCCATCGCTGTCATACCAGGGGTGAATGGCCGATCGCAGATAGACCGTTTGCCCGTCTTCGCGCTGCCACACCACTTCCGGCTCGCTAATGACTTGACCCCCTAAGGACTCTTCGTGGGCCTGGCGGCGATCGCTGGGCAAATCCGGTAACACCTCATAGAGAGACTTGTCCAAGAGGTTAAGACCTTGGAGATGATAGTCACTGAGCCACTTTTCGCTGTAGGCCACATAGCGCATCTCCCGATCAAACATCGCCATGGCCACGGGAGCGTTGGTCACCACTTGTCGCAACTGCTGTTGTTCCCGTTCCAGAGAAATCACGGCCCGCTGGGTTTCTGCATGGAGATGAGCCTGAGTTAGAGCGATGGACAGTTGAGCCACCACTCGCTGCATTAAGTCTTCTTCATTTTGACTAATGGGGATGGGCAAGCCATGATGGCACAACAGATATCCCGGAGTTCCCAAGCGATTGATGACGGGGAAGGCGGAGTAATGGCCCTGATGGAGCGTCATGGACTCCCCTTGAGGTTGGCGAATTAGGGTTAGGGTTTCTCCATTGCGCAGTTGGCTGTCGAGATCTTTGTCGGGATTCGTGGACTCAAACTGGCTACTGTCGGCAAATAGACAACTGTCTTGGGGATGGCGGTAGACGAGATGGAGGGATTGCTCAGCGCGGTTATACCAGGCAAAGGCGATCGCATCAAAGACCAGTAAGTCGGTGAGTTCTTCTAGGGTTGGGGGTAAGGTTTTATCGAGATCGAGAGAGGTATGTAGGCGGCTGGTGAGTCCATTGAGGAGGGCTTCCCGTTCGGCTCGGGCCCGGGACTGTTCCCCATAATTGATTTGTCGTCCTGCCAGAATGGTGGCAATGGCTAGGATGATCCCAAGAACGCCGGCGAGTAGGTTGAGGGATTCGAGTTGCGTCTCAATATTCTCTTGGGGAATGATTAAAACAACCGTCCAGTCAAGAGACTCAATACGATGGTGGGCAAAATAGATGGGTTGACCATTCAAGATGCCCTGTTGCAAGACGTCGGGATTGAAGTCCGGCATCAGCAAGGAGGCAAAGTCCTGGCTAATCTCAGGCGATTGGAGTTCCAGGGAGTCGGGGAAATTCTCCTGGAAGCCGAAATGGGTGACCGGGTTATTCTCAGAGTCAAAGGCGATCGCATAACTCTGCGGGCCATATTCAATGCGCTTGAGGGTCTCGACAAACTGCTCAATACTGATACCACCGATTAAAGCCCCCTCCGGTGGGAGTTCTGGGGTATCTAGATTGCTCCAGAGGGGGACGGCAAAGCCGATCAGAGGTTCACCAATGGCTCGACCGATAATCGGGTCACTAAAGGTGATTCGGCCCTCTTCCATGGCGGTCTGGAAGTGAGAGCGGTCATCCATTTGACCAGTTTGTTGTTGATGATTGCGAAATTCTCCCTCGGGATCGGCAACGGCCAAGCTGATGAAGCTTTCGAGGCGTTCGACTTCCCCAGCTAAGTAGGGTTGGATTTGCTCCCAATCTCCTGAACGCAGGGTGGGACTATTGGCTAGGGTTTCTAGGTAGAGCTTCTTATTCTGAAACCAATCATCGAGTTCCTGTCCCCCCTCCCGAACTTCATTGATGGCTCCCTGACTAATATTCTGGAGCAATAACTCACGCACCAGTCGATAACTGATCCAAGCCGTCAGACTGACACCCAGGGCAAGACTGCCAAAAATTCCATACACCAGCAGGTTACGGGGACGCCAGCCCGACTGATGGCGTTGCCGCCAACGCCGCCAAATTTTTTGAGGTTGTAGATAATTCATAAGGAGAGGGTCGGAGAGATCAGGCAAGGTCATCAGGTGAGGCTCTCAATGAGGGGGATAGGGAGACAGAATGCTAGAGGACTTGTCTCGTGGCTAATAACCCCAGCAGTGGAGTGACCCATTCCGAACGCCTCATGCAGTTGCAGGGGGCAATCCTGAGAGTCTCACGGGATCTGAGGTCAGATCTTTGCGGACGAAGGTTGAGCCTTGCTCAAGTTTAATATTTTTTTTAGATTTGAATATGGATTTTAACAGAAATGGAAAAAATAGACAATTCAGATGTGTAGGTTAGGGAGGCTAAGATAGCCATCAACCCCTCTCTGGATAACAACTTCCCGCGTTAAGGGTCTCAAATCTGAAAGACAAAATGAGCGCCAAGCAACTAAGCCCGGATGATATCGTCGTTCTCACCGTTGATAGGAATTTCAATAATAAATTCAGTTCCAACACCGGGTTTTGACTTCACACTTAAGTCTCCTCCGTGATTTTCAACAATAATCTGGTAACTCACTGAGAGTCCTAATCCAGTTCCTTTTCCCGGAGATTTTGTCGTAAAGAAGGGGTCAAAAATTCGCCGTCGGATTGGCTCAGGAATTCCCACACCATTGTCAGCAATGCGAATTACAATAATTTTGTCATTGACTTGTTGTGTCAAAATGGCAATTGCGGGTTTTTTCTGTTCTAGTTTTGCAGCATTTTTTTCGTCACCCAATGCATCCAAAGAGTTATTGATTAAATTCATAAAAACCTGGTTTAGCTCCGCAGGATAGCAGTTAATCTTAGGGAGTTGCTTGAATTTTTTAATAATTTTTATTTCTTGCCCCAAACTGGTTTTGAAGCGGTGTTTAAGGAGCCAAAGGACACTTTCTAGTCCTTCATGAATATCAACAGTTTTACGCTGTGCCTCATCTAAGCGGGAAAAAATCCGTAATGACTGAACAATTTTGCGGATGCGGTCTGTTCCCGTCTTCATGGAATTTATCAAATTCGGCAAGTCTTCCAAAATGAAGGGAAGGTCGATATCTTCAATCCGCTCTGAGATAGCCTCTGAATCCCATGTCTCATCCTGTTGATAGAGGTCAATCAACCCCATTAAATCTTGAGTATAGTCACGAACATAGCTAAGATTTCCATAAATGAAATTGACGGGATTGTTGATTTCATGGGCAACTCCAGCCACCAGTTGCCCCAATCCAGCCATCTTTTCACTATGAATCAGTTGGGTTTGGGTTTTCTGTAAATCTTGCAAGGTTTGAGCCAGACGTCGCGCTTGCATCCGGGTTTGTTCGAGGAGTTCAGCTTGCTGGAGGGCGACTCCTAAATGTTCACTAATCTGGGCTAACAAGTCAATATCAGAGGCTTCCCAGACCCGAGGTTGAGCATTCTGATAGGCGGCCAACAGTCCCCAGAGTTGGTTACTTTGGTAAATGGGGACAATGGCATAGGCTTGGCATTGGTAGAGTTGTAAGACTTCCTGATAGGCGGGGGAGAAATGGCTGGATTTAACATCTTGTACGGTAAAAACGCGGCGATGTGCTGATTTTTCAGGATTTTGCTCGCGTTTGCTGCCTTTTTGTCCCTCAATGAGCTGTTGCATGTGGGAACATAAGGCCAGATTGGTTTGCAGTTGAGGCGTTGTGGTTTGTAATTCCAGTAAATGAACCCAGCCGGGACTGACCGATTCGGCGACAAACTGTCCAGTCCAGTCGGGGTTGAAGTAATAGACAGCCACGCGATCGACATCGAGCAATTGGCGCACTTCATGGGTGGTGGTACTGAAGATGGTATCAATATCGAGCGATCGCCGAATTTTTTCGACGGTGACGGCTAGGGTTTTCTCCCGTCGGGTGGCTTTGGCGAGTTTGCGGGCCTGATCTTGGGTGCGCTGGAAAAGTTCGGCTTGTTTGAGGGCCACACTCAAGTTCACACTGACACGCTCGAGCAGTTCAATATCATCGAGGTTCCAGGCAGGCTGATTTGGGTTCTGGCTGGCACAGAGTAGGCCCCAGAGAACCTCCCCTTGCAAAATAGGCACGATCGCCGAGTCGGGGGAGCCATGTTCCTCTAGGATTTGTGCTGGGGATTTTCCTTGCTCTGACAGGGGAATCGTTCCCGGATTTTGGACGATATCCTTGTAAACAGGAGTCGGTGGGTGATGTCCATGGTCTGGTTCTAACACCGGGTTCATGGTGCTTGGCCGTGATGTCGCACCACGCCCGAGTAAGATATGTCGGGAATAGCTCTGGGACGGGGTGGGGATGGACTTGAGGATGGGGGGATGGCCCGATTCAACGGATTCGGCGACGAACTCACCGCTAAAGTCAGGATAGAAGCGATAAATGGCAATTCGGTGCGCACCGAGTAACTGACGCAACTCCTGGGTGGTGCTATCAAAGATTTCTTGCAGTTCTAGGGACTCACGAATCCGAGCAATGGCGTTTGCCAGGGCGTTCTGGCGCTCAATTTGCAGACGAGCTTGAGCCAGCGCCGCCGAGTCCTCTGGGACAGCGCTGGTTTGGCTGAGGTCTAAAATTTGCTTGAGGCGCTCAAATGCTGCCTCGTCTTGGCAACACGATCGCACTTCATCCCATTGATCGCGATTCAACATGGAACGTTTGGGGTCGCTTACAGCGGTGGCAAGCGTATCTTGACCTAAGGTTAGGACAGGGTCGCCTGGGATATTAGCCCGATCAGACTCGCCTACATCTTAGCGGCCGCCGTAGAACTTTCGTTGTGTTGCGGATGACGAGTTGAGGATTGGTTGATGGGAATCTCTAGGCGAAATTCCGTACCCACCCCCAATTCTGAACGACATTGAAAGGAACCGTGATGTTTCTCGGTAATAATCTGATAACTAATGGATAGCCCTAAGCCTGTCCCAATGCCCACGGGTTTGGTGGTGAAAAATGGGTCAAATACCTGCGATCGCAGATCCTCGGGAATCCCACAACCATTATCAGCAATTGTAACCGCAACCCGGTTCTGGCTCAGTTGTTCTGTCTCAATGCGGACGGTGCGCTCGGCTTTGTCCGGCTCAAAGGGATCGAGCGCATCAATGGCGTTACTAATCAGATTCATAAACACCTGATTGAGTTGACCGGCATAACATTCTACCAGAGGTAAGTCGCTATAGTTTTTGATCACCTTGACAGCGGCGCGATCGGCTTTGGCTTTGAGGCGATGGTGCAAGATGGTGAGAGTCCCCTCAATCCCGTCATGGAGATTCACGGGCTTCAGTTCTGATTGATCCAGCCGCGAGAAGTTCCGCAGGGACAAGACAATCTGGCGAATCCGCTCCGCCCCGAGTTTCATCGAGCCTAGCATTCGCGGCAGATCTTCTAGGAG contains these protein-coding regions:
- the rpmB gene encoding 50S ribosomal protein L28 codes for the protein MARRCQVSGKKANNAYAVSHSHRRTKRLQEANLQWKRFWWPQGNRWVRLRVSTKMIKTIQRKGLGTVAKEAGLDLNKF
- a CDS encoding BMC domain-containing protein, giving the protein MSQTPLSRIPTPLPKQRKRLKYQDTALGMVSTRSFPAIVGTADMMVKSADVVLVGYEKIGAGYCTAIVRGRYPDVRLAVEEGAKTAEQFGQLISKSTIARPMPNLEVVFPLGSRLVELCNQQRGYSRLSNRAIGLLETRGFPAMVGGADAMLKSADVQLAAYETIGDGLCTAIIRGTVANVAVAIEAGMHEAERIGELHAVMVIPRLLEDLENVLPVASYWLDEAEQPLPVLVSSPVETEQAKPIALPALEKVPVEIEEPIQQPEEEQIEELIAEPLPAPRRQDPPDFELD
- a CDS encoding response regulator, coding for MATILVIDDEITTQLVLQDLLEGEGHEVLMADDGQQGWELASQHCPNLIICDWMMPKTNGVDLCRQVKAEPQLEATFFILLTAREHLDDRVCGLNAGADDFISKPIETEELLARVRSGLRLNHLNQQLTQSLHDLQAAQVQLVQSEKMSSLGRLVGGVAHEINNPISFIYGNLSHIKEYTGDISRLIQHIRDDENFSREQLLSALEEIDFDFVMADLENILGSMKEGSERIREIVIALREFSSQERSGIHKIDLHHALDLAFSMLQPRLHNAQGCLSVMPIDKQYGELPKIEGDIGLINQALLNVLENAIDAIFEKAQGCKQDESWTPKLSITTRSLDDCWIEVEIVDNGVGIDSTLNGKVFDPFFTTKPVGQGKGLGLAVAYQIVVQQHGGQLSYDSGLNQGTQFFVRLPVSQASIQCQLPARGYSAPKVRPEQQQPVPIAR
- a CDS encoding response regulator, giving the protein MNYLQPQKIWRRWRQRHQSGWRPRNLLVYGIFGSLALGVSLTAWISYRLVRELLLQNISQGAINEVREGGQELDDWFQNKKLYLETLANSPTLRSGDWEQIQPYLAGEVERLESFISLAVADPEGEFRNHQQQTGQMDDRSHFQTAMEEGRITFSDPIIGRAIGEPLIGFAVPLWSNLDTPELPPEGALIGGISIEQFVETLKRIEYGPQSYAIAFDSENNPVTHFGFQENFPDSLELQSPEISQDFASLLMPDFNPDVLQQGILNGQPIYFAHHRIESLDWTVVLIIPQENIETQLESLNLLAGVLGIILAIATILAGRQINYGEQSRARAEREALLNGLTSRLHTSLDLDKTLPPTLEELTDLLVFDAIAFAWYNRAEQSLHLVYRHPQDSCLFADSSQFESTNPDKDLDSQLRNGETLTLIRQPQGESMTLHQGHYSAFPVINRLGTPGYLLCHHGLPIPISQNEEDLMQRVVAQLSIALTQAHLHAETQRAVISLEREQQQLRQVVTNAPVAMAMFDREMRYVAYSEKWLSDYHLQGLNLLDKSLYEVLPDLPSDRRQAHEESLGGQVISEPEVVWQREDGQTVYLRSAIHPWYDSDGAIGGVITVTDRIDDLVNARLEAERAAQFKSEFLANMSHEIRTPMNGVMGMTSLLSRTQLNRQQRDYVSMISRSAQHLLTLINDILDFSKLEAGEMELDAIDFDLDRCIEDIVDLMATQVEDKVGLELATLIDPDVPRHLRGDPARLRQVLLNLVSNAIKFTERGEVVIQAALQSENHHCATIRFAVRDTGIGIPKEAQSKLFQSFSQVDASTTRQYGGTGLGLAISQQLVHLMEGQIGVESVEGIGSIFWFTVPLELADSTPSSALPQMPLNISRLRLLVAAENATTRQSVRYLVQSWGISQITEVGTGTNALETLKESAERSQPYNVLILDLQLSDIDRENFLNEIRAYPLLRMTKIVVMSNFKDRATAEAFLEEGSAASYFLKPVRASRLFDALITAVAPQLHLERDPESDMGFFDPELPLPSKRFSHLKLMVVEDHPTNQQVILSQLQELGAVQIDCASNGKEALKLWSHNRYDLVLMDCQMPVLDGYETTRELRRREAEQNAETPQGDRHTIIIALTAHAMPTDREQCLEAGMDDYIPKPVDWDVLLATLERWTSTPAEVRDRSSKEAEFVTMSHSTGDPNLNGHADTPAQMVVSPPSHPSNTDVPQTQNVTDEVDEPQLCMETMEMNRDNSDLQSPLDLERLTRVSRGKASLQKRLLNAFIEATEADLSHLKNALDEQDGDRLVEMAHRIKGAAANVGATPLSEQSAALENAAKERDFETVQTRLNELMIQWQHITQFMETLELS
- a CDS encoding GAF domain-containing protein, translated to MLNRDQWDEVRSCCQDEAAFERLKQILDLSQTSAVPEDSAALAQARLQIERQNALANAIARIRESLELQEIFDSTTQELRQLLGAHRIAIYRFYPDFSGEFVAESVESGHPPILKSIPTPSQSYSRHILLGRGATSRPSTMNPVLEPDHGHHPPTPVYKDIVQNPGTIPLSEQGKSPAQILEEHGSPDSAIVPILQGEVLWGLLCASQNPNQPAWNLDDIELLERVSVNLSVALKQAELFQRTQDQARKLAKATRREKTLAVTVEKIRRSLDIDTIFSTTTHEVRQLLDVDRVAVYYFNPDWTGQFVAESVSPGWVHLLELQTTTPQLQTNLALCSHMQQLIEGQKGSKREQNPEKSAHRRVFTVQDVKSSHFSPAYQEVLQLYQCQAYAIVPIYQSNQLWGLLAAYQNAQPRVWEASDIDLLAQISEHLGVALQQAELLEQTRMQARRLAQTLQDLQKTQTQLIHSEKMAGLGQLVAGVAHEINNPVNFIYGNLSYVRDYTQDLMGLIDLYQQDETWDSEAISERIEDIDLPFILEDLPNLINSMKTGTDRIRKIVQSLRIFSRLDEAQRKTVDIHEGLESVLWLLKHRFKTSLGQEIKIIKKFKQLPKINCYPAELNQVFMNLINNSLDALGDEKNAAKLEQKKPAIAILTQQVNDKIIVIRIADNGVGIPEPIRRRIFDPFFTTKSPGKGTGLGLSVSYQIIVENHGGDLSVKSKPGVGTEFIIEIPINGENDDIIRA